A genome region from Populus alba chromosome 3, ASM523922v2, whole genome shotgun sequence includes the following:
- the LOC118054702 gene encoding methionine gamma-lyase, producing the protein MAPGNEELENIEPREDLPTERLANARHELGEHNGVNMSIEVSDTFVFKNPENMGKAFLGEVGPETGTYIYSRHYNPTVLNFSHQLAAIEGTETAYCTSSGMAAISSVLLELCKNGGHVVAAECLYGGTYALLKHFLPEKCNITTVFVDITKHEDVEKAIVKGKTNVLYFESISNPTLVVANIPELSKIAHEKGVKVVVDNTFAPLILSPAKLGADVVVHSLTKYFSGGSDLIAGAICGPKEIVKPLMDLSLGPLMILGPTMNPREAYELSARLPHLSLRVKKQCNRAMKLAQRIKELDPSLRIIYPGLKDHPQHNLLDSMRNKGCGFGALISIDMVTAEKANLLLDKLENKYNFGFIAVSLGYYENLMCASGSSTSSEMDPETMKRLGITLGLIRCSIGYLGTLDQKWNQFKNAYKEMEE; encoded by the exons ATGGCTCCTGGAAATGAAGAACTTGAAAACATTGAGCCCAGGGAGGATCTTCCAACTGAAAGGTTGGCTAATGCAAGACACGAGCTTGGTGAACATAATGGTGTAAACATGTCCATCGAGGTCTCTGACACTTTCGTCTTCAAAAATCCTGAGAACATGGGCAAAGCATTTTTGGGTGAAGTTGGTCCTGAAACCGGCACTTACATCTACAGCCGTCACTACAACCCAACCGTGTTAAATTTTAGTCATCAGTTGGCTGCCATTGAAGGAACTGAGACTGCCTATTGCACTTCCAGCG GTATGGCAGCAATATCATCGGTTTTGCTGGAGCTATGCAAAAATGGAGGACATGTGGTGGCAGCTGAGTGTCTCTATGGTGGGACTTATGCCCTACTGAAACATTTCCTACCAGAGAAATGCAACATAACGACAGTCTTTGTGGACATAACTAAACATGAGGATGTGGAGAAAGCAATAGTCAAAGGAAAGACCAATGTGCTGTACTTTGAATCTATCTCGAACCCAACTCTTGTTGTTGCTAACATCCCTGAACTGAGCAAAATAGCTCATGAAAAAGGAGTGAAGGTGGTGGTGGACAATACCTTTGCCCCGTTGATTCTCTCACCAGCAAAACTTGGAGCTGATGTTGTTGTGCATAGTTTGACCAAGTATTTCAGTGGTGGATCTGATCTCATTGCAG GAGCTATTTGTGGTCCTAAGGAAATAGTGAAACCGTTGATGGACTTGTCCCTGGGGCCCCTGATGATCCTTGGCCCCACCATGAATCCCAGGGAAGCCTATGAATTATCAGCAAGACTTCCTCACTTAAGCCTGAGAGTGAAGAAACAGTGCAACCGAGCCATGAAGTTGGCCCAGAGAATCAAGGAATTAGACCCCTCTCTCAGAATCATATATCCAGGCCTTAAAGATCACCCTCAGCACAATCTCTTGGACTCCATGCGCAACAAAGGTTGCGGGTTTGGTGCGCTTATCTCCATTGACATGGTAACTGCTGAGAAGGCCAACCTTTTGTTGGACAAATtggaaaacaaatacaactttgGCTTCATTGCAGTTAGCTTGGGCTACTATGAGAACCTCATGTGTGCCTCTGGTAGCAGCACCAGTAGTGAAATGGATCCTGAAACAATGAAACGCCTTGGCATTACACTAGGGCTGATAAGGTGTTCTATTGGATACCTTGGTACTTTGGACCAGAAGTGGAACCAATTCAAAAACGCATACAAAGAAATGGAGGAGTGA